In Bacillota bacterium, a genomic segment contains:
- the rpmG gene encoding 50S ribosomal protein L33: protein MVREAINLECGECKNRNYRTMKNKRNTPDRLVLKKYCKFCRKHTEHKETR, encoded by the coding sequence ATGGTCCGGGAAGCTATCAACCTGGAATGTGGCGAGTGCAAGAATCGCAATTACAGGACGATGAAGAACAAGAGAAATACTCCCGACCGGCTGGTGCTGAAAAAGTATTGCAAGTTCTGCCGGAAGCACACCGAGCACAAGGAAACCCGGTAA
- the secE gene encoding preprotein translocase subunit SecE, with protein MATAPKTNEGAWNRVRRFFREVRGEVRKVVWPNRQELLKFTGVVIFTVVLVAIFIGVSDLVIAQILQLLRTLGG; from the coding sequence ATGGCAACTGCACCGAAAACTAACGAGGGTGCCTGGAACCGGGTGAGACGGTTCTTCCGGGAAGTAAGGGGCGAGGTACGCAAAGTCGTCTGGCCGAATCGCCAAGAGTTGCTGAAGTTCACGGGAGTGGTGATCTTCACCGTAGTTCTCGTGGCGATCTTCATCGGTGTGTCTGATCTTGTAATTGCGCAGATTTTACAGTTACTACGAACCTTGGGGGGGTAA
- the nusG gene encoding transcription termination/antitermination protein NusG yields MVSGKQWYVIHTYSGYENKVKTNLERRVESMGMGDQIFRVLVPTEEQLDFKDGKKRVVEKKIFPGYVLVEMIMTDDSWYVVRNTPGVTGFVGSGSRPVPLKDEEVEAILKQVGMGEKQRKVAYEVGQRVKVIDGPFVNFSGRVEEVNLEKGKLRVAVSMFGRETPVELNFDQVQKL; encoded by the coding sequence ATGGTTAGCGGTAAACAGTGGTATGTGATCCACACATATTCGGGATACGAAAACAAGGTGAAGACAAATCTCGAGCGACGCGTTGAGTCCATGGGTATGGGAGACCAGATTTTTCGGGTTCTTGTGCCCACCGAAGAGCAGTTAGATTTCAAAGATGGCAAGAAGCGAGTCGTCGAGAAAAAGATCTTCCCCGGGTACGTACTAGTCGAGATGATCATGACTGATGATTCTTGGTATGTGGTACGGAATACACCTGGGGTGACCGGATTTGTCGGCTCCGGTTCGAGACCCGTGCCCCTTAAGGATGAGGAAGTGGAAGCCATACTCAAACAAGTGGGTATGGGCGAGAAGCAACGGAAGGTTGCGTACGAAGTTGGACAACGGGTCAAAGTAATAGATGGGCCCTTCGTGAACTTCTCCGGCAGGGTGGAAGAAGTGAATCTGGAGAAGGGCAAGTTGCGGGTGGCTGTCTCGATGTTTGGTCGGGAGACACCCGTAGAGTTGAACTTTGACCAGGTCCAGAAGCTCTAG
- the rplK gene encoding 50S ribosomal protein L11 has product MAKKLAAVVKLQVPAGKATPAPPVGPALGQHGVNIMEFCKSFNARTADQAGMIIPVVISIYEDRSFTFITKTPPAAVLLKKAAGIEKGSGTPQNLDAATVTMAQVREIAELKMPDLNAADIDAAIKIVAGTARSMGIKVVG; this is encoded by the coding sequence GTGGCTAAGAAACTGGCAGCGGTTGTCAAGCTTCAGGTTCCTGCGGGTAAAGCGACTCCTGCTCCGCCGGTGGGTCCTGCGTTGGGCCAACACGGTGTGAACATCATGGAGTTTTGTAAGAGCTTTAACGCCCGGACTGCGGATCAGGCAGGGATGATCATTCCTGTAGTGATCAGTATCTATGAGGATAGGTCCTTTACCTTTATCACGAAGACACCGCCTGCAGCTGTATTGCTGAAGAAGGCCGCAGGTATTGAGAAAGGTTCAGGCACGCCACAGAACTTGGATGCTGCCACGGTGACCATGGCTCAGGTCCGGGAGATCGCGGAGCTTAAGATGCCAGACTTGAACGCAGCTGATATTGATGCGGCCATCAAGATCGTGGCAGGGACGGCCCGCAGCATGGGAATCAAAGTGGTTGGTTAG
- the rplA gene encoding 50S ribosomal protein L1, which produces MPKRGKKYVEAAKQVDRTKLYRPDEAIALIKRISTAKFDETVDLALELGVDPRHADQQVRGTVVLPHGTGRQVRVAVFAKGEKAKEAENAGADIVGAEDLAQQVEAGNMNFDVAIATPDMMGIVGKLGRILGPRGLMPNPKAGTVTMDIARAVQEFKAGKVEYRVTRAGTMHVAIGKVSFEDEKLVENFKTLITAVVRAKPAAAKGTYLKKVVMSSTMGPGVKIDPHVVLAEFVER; this is translated from the coding sequence GTGCCAAAACGTGGTAAGAAGTATGTTGAAGCAGCAAAGCAAGTGGACAGAACAAAGCTCTATCGGCCCGACGAGGCTATTGCCCTGATTAAACGGATCAGCACCGCAAAGTTTGACGAGACCGTAGACTTGGCTCTTGAACTAGGCGTGGATCCCCGTCATGCGGATCAGCAAGTCCGTGGTACAGTGGTTTTGCCCCACGGTACCGGTCGACAGGTGCGGGTGGCGGTCTTTGCGAAGGGCGAAAAGGCGAAAGAAGCTGAGAACGCCGGTGCGGACATCGTTGGTGCTGAGGATTTGGCCCAGCAGGTGGAAGCAGGCAACATGAACTTCGATGTGGCCATTGCCACACCGGACATGATGGGGATTGTAGGTAAACTGGGTCGGATCCTAGGACCGCGTGGTTTGATGCCTAATCCCAAGGCGGGAACGGTGACCATGGACATTGCCCGGGCGGTGCAGGAATTCAAGGCTGGAAAAGTGGAATACCGGGTAACTAGGGCCGGTACCATGCACGTGGCGATCGGCAAGGTTTCCTTCGAGGACGAGAAACTGGTGGAAAACTTTAAGACCTTGATTACTGCAGTTGTGCGGGCGAAACCGGCAGCTGCGAAGGGGACCTATCTGAAGAAGGTTGTAATGTCCTCCACCATGGGCCCAGGGGTAAAGATCGATCCCCATGTGGTGCTCGCAGAGTTCGTAGAGAGATAG
- a CDS encoding 50S ribosomal protein L10 → MARAEKVAVVQELREKFERASSVVLTDYRGLTVAEVTELRRQLRGAGVEYRVAKNTLTRLAAKDAAVEGLDGYLAGPTALAFSYEDPVAAARILTEFAREHANLEIKAGVVEGKVVDQAGVEALAKLPSREVLLAQVAYGFMSPVTGFVTALSGIIRGLAYALEAVRQQKADAAS, encoded by the coding sequence ATGGCAAGGGCAGAGAAAGTCGCCGTGGTACAGGAGTTGAGGGAGAAGTTTGAACGGGCGAGCAGTGTAGTCCTAACGGACTACCGGGGCTTGACTGTGGCTGAGGTGACCGAGTTGCGTCGCCAGCTCCGTGGTGCCGGGGTAGAGTATAGGGTGGCTAAGAATACCTTGACCCGGCTGGCCGCGAAGGATGCCGCGGTGGAGGGGCTCGACGGGTATTTGGCTGGTCCAACGGCCTTGGCCTTTTCCTACGAGGACCCTGTGGCCGCAGCGAGGATCTTGACCGAATTTGCCAGGGAACACGCAAACCTCGAGATCAAGGCCGGGGTCGTGGAAGGTAAGGTGGTTGACCAAGCCGGAGTTGAGGCGCTGGCGAAGCTACCGTCCCGCGAAGTGTTGCTGGCTCAGGTGGCATATGGATTTATGTCCCCGGTAACCGGATTTGTTACCGCGCTCAGCGGAATTATCCGCGGATTGGCATATGCACTGGAAGCAGTGCGACAGCAGAAAGCCGATGCGGCTAGCTAA
- the rplL gene encoding 50S ribosomal protein L7/L12 produces MTKEDILTAIENMTVLELAELVKAIEEKFGVSAAAPMAVAAVPGVPAAAEAAAEEKTEFDVILTSAGDKKIQVIKVVRELTGLGLKEAKALVDEAPKPIKEGVSKEEAEDIKAKIEEVGGQVELK; encoded by the coding sequence ATGACTAAAGAGGATATCCTGACGGCTATTGAAAATATGACTGTTCTTGAATTGGCAGAGTTGGTAAAGGCGATCGAGGAGAAGTTTGGTGTAAGCGCTGCTGCTCCCATGGCTGTGGCGGCTGTGCCTGGTGTTCCTGCGGCTGCTGAGGCTGCGGCGGAAGAGAAGACCGAATTTGATGTGATTCTCACCAGCGCCGGCGATAAGAAGATCCAAGTGATCAAGGTTGTCCGCGAGCTCACCGGTCTGGGCCTGAAGGAAGCCAAGGCTCTAGTGGACGAGGCTCCGAAACCCATTAAGGAAGGCGTCTCCAAGGAAGAAGCCGAGGACATTAAGGCCAAGATCGAGGAAGTTGGCGGCCAGGTGGAGCTGAAGTAG